Within the Eleginops maclovinus isolate JMC-PN-2008 ecotype Puerto Natales chromosome 13, JC_Emac_rtc_rv5, whole genome shotgun sequence genome, the region AATTCATGACAcctacagaaataaacacaatgcttTATGGGTCTGTTGAGACCGCTGTTGACGTGGCTGGCGGTAACTCATGCTTGGAAAGCCTAGCATAACAAAATGAGGGCAAACGAAGTCGAGGCGAGGTGAGTGTGTTAAGACACATCAAAGAGAGGGCAGACAAATCCATCACGACTAGCAGAAAGTACAAGAGCTGGAATCGGATTTGTATTGACTCCTCTGATCTGTAACCTGGCGAGACGACAGGGTTTTCAAACTTAGAGAAGGTGCTTAGAAGTCTGTGAGACTATGGAAGTAGGCAAATGTTAACTGAATTAATCAAAGAGATGGACTTTTAGTTTTACACAAACTTTACTGCATGATAACATCTTAGATTATTGGCCATTTATTTCATCTCCCCTTTCCTGCAGTTTCTACAAAGCCAAAGAGGATCTGCTCAAAGAGTTGAGCTTCCAGGCCACTTTGTACAGCGACCTTCCTCTCCTGGCATCAGACCTGCCCTACTTCCCCCCCGAGGAGGACGACGAGGAGTTTGAAGACGGCATTCACCTTGTGGTGTGTGTCCACGGACTTGATGGTGAGTCCGCCCAATGTGATATATTTTACACTGgtccttaaaaagtcttaaaaccATTTGATTAACTCATCTAAAAGTATGAATTGAAACTGTCCTAAATCAATCTTTGTAAAATGCAAAGACATAGTAGGAttttatgataaataaatacaagaattaaatctattattttaaataattacaagAATCATTTGATTTGTTCAACCAGCCACACCTCACAATGTTTTCAGACAATCAGTTGGGAGTTGAAACTGTCTGTTCGACCAATATTTTTGCACCattgctgaaataaaaacaattatatttattgttttcttacatttttggtCAATAGAAAGGTGGTTTtgcacattaaaaaataatgaaaaatctGGTTCTAGAAACCCTGTAATAAACGGACTCATTCccagcctcttttttttttacgttagTGTCCTATTAGGGTTGTAAATATTAGTAATATAGTCTACAAACTTATAAAATATCACTTTGCGTTATGTGTTCTGTGAATCCTAATGCCAGGTGTATCTTAACCGATCTATGTGCCGGAGTATGACTTCCTCTTTACTTGCAGGAAACAGCGCAGACCTCCGGCTGGTGAAGACTTTCATTGAGCTGGGTTTGCCAGGATCCAGGCTGGACTTCCTCATGTCTGAGAGGAACCAGGTAGGTTTGGCATCGGGGAATGATCAGATGTTTTCTAAAAGCGCTTTGACGTGATTTGTGttcctcttctcctgcagaTTGACACATTTGCAGATTTCGACACCATGACGGACAGGTTGCTGGATGAGATCATTCAGCACATCCAGCTGTACAACCTCACCATCGGCAGGATCAGGTCAGTCCGAGAACATTAAaactgtacaacacacacacacacacacacacacacacacacacacacacacacacacacacacacacacacacacacacacacacacacacacacactactggcAGCTCTCTTTTTGATTGATCTTGATTGATTATTTGAGTCAGAACAGGAGCTACTTTAAGCAGCATTTCACACACCAGAACAAACTCAGCCAGACTGTACAAAACAGAACTGAAAGGAACTACATTTGGATGACATTTTGGGGTTTGTAAAGgggtctgtgtgttttttgtcttgttgttttatgcatttttttgaaatgtttgcatgGTTTTATGTAAGATTTGTGTCTGTAAAATATATCGTATCAATAAATGTggatttttaatatatttttgatatttaaaatctatattttaaGATATATAAGTAGGTTTACAGATACAATTTgtaatttgctttggtatatgtgttgcacacaaatacagacgGAAGTATTAGTGAGTTTGACCACATGTCTATCGGCTTTGTGGGAAATTGTCTTTAGCTTAACCGTAATCAACATGAATTACAAATAAGATCAAACTAAAAACCAGTGAACACATTGACAAATATTTCATTCAGTTGCTTACTGTGAGCCTACATGCTTATAAACTCATTCTCTTTGGGCAGCAGGTGGCAGCAGAGACTGCCCATTGATGCTTGGACTCATCATGAGTGCCTTAACTCCTGAGAATCCCTGTTTCATGATAAATTATAGTCCCTACGTTCCCAGGAAGGATTAGCTGCACAAAATGGAGAAGCTGTTATCATAGCGTGCCAATACGGTTCTGACTTTCACTTGATGGACTGTGCTCCTCTATGCAGCAGAGTGTTGCCTAGTTCTCATCAAATTAAGCCATTCATCTTCCCACTTAATTGCCCTCAATGTGccaatttatttttttgtaagaGTTGCTACCCAACTTGCTTTATTGTGCCGTATCCTCCGGAGAATTAGTATCAAAGACAAAGGCAATGGACTGCCACAACAGCATCTGGTTCCCTCCACATTACTGCTATATTTAGTTTATCAGGAGATAGATGAGAAGGAGGCGGAACAGCAATGAGGGATTTCGGGTAAAGCTGTAACAGTTTAGTAATTAAACCAGACGTATAGCTTCGTGAACCTGCTGGGAGAGCTATTCATTTGTATGCTATGTCCTCTGTGTTAGCGTCATTAAGTTGTCAACGCCTTTGAGAATGTTTAACAAGTTAATGCATTTCTGAAATGGTGTAGCTAGAGTCTCAAAATAGCTGGAACCAGTTCCTACGTACAGAGGAATCTATAATAAGCTGTGCTCATGGTGTCAAAGGTCGGCCATGTTGGAGGCGTTGTGTTTCCAGCCGCCCACTCACGCTGCCAGTTCCTCTCACTGAAAGTTGTTTGTCTTCGGCCAACAGCTTCATTGGCCACTCTCTGGGGAACGTGATCATCCGATCGGTGCTGACGCGGCCTCGCTTCCGCTGCTATCTGCCCAAACTGCACACTTTCCTCTCGCTTTCGGGCCCACACTTGGGAACGTTGTACAACAGCAGCACTTTGGTCAGCACAGGTGAGGCCACCGTGCAAACGCTCTGCTTTATTTACAACGCTGCATTGCCATGTTTTGTGCTCCTCAGCAGCATTTCTTATCTGCAAATATCATCCATACTTTCCCTTCTATGCAtgattgtcttttttgtgtcgctcaggtctgtggttaatgCAGAAGCTGAAGAAATCAGGATCCTTGCTGCAGCTCACCTTCAGAGACCACGTCGATCCACGGAAAACATTCCTCTATCTCCTCAGTCAGAAACCAGGTATGGTGTGAACAGGGGCGGCTCCAGAAAATTATTGTTGGGGGGGCAATGGGGGGGTCTGATTTTTTTATAGGAGGTGCTAGTGAATTCTGACATAACGAACACCAAACACCACTGTTCCCGGGCTAATACACTACATTGAAATGCACgttactaaatgtttatatacaacaaacacaagcatatttaattacttgtatttaatgaatcaacaaacaagcaagcacaagaatacaattcaaatcatagccaccacagagaacatctgtggatttactagtgcaggggttttcaactggttttgtcccagggaccaccattcggactagaaagcaatccgcggcccactgatgtgcctgcgcgtgcgcgtgtgtatttggtgttacatgcatagctcaatgcatgaaacatgaaagagaggccacgcagattttataataataaaagtagatttattaaattaaattaaattaaagattattttaaagaaagaataaagaataataaagtgttgtgcaattcagtattgggaaaagtaactaaaaatgtcatgcaaagtcagtctaggtgtgtgacaaaacaacaccggagaaccaaaatccaacaaatgaagaccaaggcagcctcaactgctggctggtcagggcttttataacccagccaggacagacctgtcaccaatcacctgctgtagagacagagagattgagaaaagcagagagagattgagaaaagcagggagagagaacaggcttaccattaacacagggcggggcctaaacccgccagggtcgtaacagtgaaaacatgggagaattaggcctacctgtcagtgtgatatctgggcgtggtgaagtccacacagcctgtctattcgtggcgaaatggtagacagagacagtctcatgtcattctctggatcaagcctagccctgtacttattctttaagtacgccagtgtagaaaaaccactctcacacaggtatgtggttggaaagggcaaaagacacctcattgcttttgcagcaagctgtggaaattctgtctggcaacttatccagaatttaacaaggggctgtgtgtcgtacatatgcctcctgacagagtctgtggacatctcaatcagcttatcctcttccacagccgtcagacttgaccctactgatgcatcgtcactgaatgggagcaggatccacttgctgtcacggcgccactcttccgaatcagtgaagtactttgcgaattgacgcacaagcttcctcaaatgctcacatatagtgtcgttgatgtcagtgctgtcagggtattcctcaactgaaggaaacatcgccaagttattgctctccactcgttcgatccactttgacatttttttcacaaatgcgtcgagcttctcgtagagctgcatgacgtttgcatctctcccttgcatggagctgttcaacttgttcagctctgcaaaaacatctgtgaggtacgccagcttagttaaccagtaactatcgttgaaattggaagccagatcagaatgcttctcgcacaagaactcgtagatagctccgcgtagttcaaacacacgggcgagcacagcgccgcgagacagccaacgcacctctgaatgataaaggagagagctgtgttcacttcccaagtcatggcatagggatgaaaacaggcgtgtattcaatgcgtttcgttttatgaagttgaccgtcttgacaacgacatcaaacacaccactgagctcaacactgagatctttggaggcgagagcctctctatgaatcaggcagtgtgtccaaattacccccggagccaccctccttacatacgcaaacagtccagtcttgctgccactcatggctcgggccccatcgctgcataatgcaacgcacctctgccacgagatattgtgctccgtgaaaaaatcgtccagtgctttaaatatttctacaccggtagttcgcccgggcagtggtttgcaaaaaagaaattcctcgcacatagtgccactgtcctcgtaatgcacaaatgttaacagttgcgcatcattagtaacatctgtcgtctcgtcgatttgaagggaaaacagaactgtctgaagttttgccatcagctggtctttgacatcatttgccatttccccaattcgtcttccgattgtgttgtctgacaacggaatagtttttaatttgttggcacattcttcgcttaccatagctctgcacatatctatggctgctggcaatataagctgctctgcaatggtatggggcttcttactttttgcaaccctgagagcgaccagatacgatgctttcagtgcgttttcatttatttttgcactcttcctcatggtagcctgctgtcctttgaaatcacgcaacatctgttgcatgtactcaacgggtttggccttcaagtggacgtgatgcgtctccatatgccgcgtaagtttcgacggcttcatagcttcattacagagaattgttgaacatacgaaacacagtggtacctcctctcctgctctgtctgtcgtcactgtgaatccatatttaacatattcctcattgtattttctttttcgtcttttttgcgaagttgacgcttcggaagcctgtccttgccctatcgtggcggcctgtccctctgtcgtggcagcctgaccctctgtcatggcagcctgtccctctggcactttcctcactacaaaacgatccattggtgctagatatatagctagactagtacatatgtaacaaatgtttgctgtactacaacctatcttaaaatactctcgtcggctatgcttataaatgtgtgtcaactttgctcgcaagactgtacgtaatgaataataagtgaggttagcgacgcaactcattaccattagcgaatcacaggctaccatagactggataggcgcaaggctacattctgtcagcttgaatttcctttatattattttaaacatatttttcacgatatgtaacggtattctggaaatgtgttgaaatatcaaagcgaatttatattaaaaaaaaacaatggtgaactgatcaacataggctcttgtcacggaccacatgcaatgccgccgcggaccaccaggggtccgcggaccaccggttgaaaacccctgtacTAGTGGAACAGAATTGTAGCAGTGTGTAGTGCAACACAGTATACTCTTACCACTGTCTCTTAACTCACTGAATCTTTTGTCtcacctctgatctcctctttaCTATCTCTTcactcctgtcttcctctcttcttcccctcttctcctctctaaactcatcttcactatctctcctcctctgttctcctctccttcactctccactgctgtcttcctctcttcttctctcaactcctctgttctcctctccttcactctccacttctgtcttcctctcttcttctctcaactcctctgttctcctctccttcactctccactgctgactttctctcttcttctctcaattcctctgttctcctctccttcactctccacttctgtcttcctctcttcttctctcctcctcctctgttctcctccccttcactctccactgctgtcttcctctcttcttctctctctcctctgttctcctctccttcactctccacttctgtcttcctctcttcttctctcactcctctgttctcctctccttcactctccacttctgtcttcctctcttcttctctcctcttcctctgttctcctctccttcactctccacttctgtcttcctctcatcttcactatctctcctcctctgttctcctctccttcactctccactgctgtcttcctctcttctctcctcctcctctgctctcctctccttcactctccactgctgtcttcctctcttcttctctcaactcctctctcctcctcctctgttctcctctccttcactctccacttctgtcttcctctcttcttctctcatcctcctctgttctcctctccccacttctgtcttcctctcttcttctctcctcctcctctgttctcctctccttcactctccactgctgtcttcctctcttctctcctcctcctctgttctcctctccttcactctccactactgtcttcctctcttcttctctcctcctcctctgttctcctctccttgactctccactgctgtcttcctctcttcttctctcaactcctctctcctcctcctctgttctcctctccttcactctccactactgtcttcctctcttcttctctcctcctcctctgttctcctctccttgactctccactgctgtcttcctctcttcttctctcctcctcctctgttttcctctcaatcagtctttttaactggtGAAGTTCTGCTGAGAGGTTTTCAATCAATACGCCATAATGTTCAGCCATGGGCAAAAAAAGTATCTTTGTCCAAGAATGTCTCGTGTTTTGGGTTAAGAGCTGCTGCTCTTTTTAGAACGTGACCGCTGTCAGAGGAAAACAGCCTGTCCAATTCACTGATTAATCGATTGATTATAGGGGAAATAGCAGTGGTTCTGATAGTCTTCTGAGGTTTCCAGCGGCTCTTTTGATCCTGTTTGGCTGTTCAccacaaagtcctgcaggtggtggggctgtttttttctccttacctgTGGGCGCTGCATGTCAATGCCAACTGTCTCACACATATCACTGGCACACTCCCAGATTTCAGTCCATGTTTCAGCATTGCGTTTGTCATTGAGGGTATCAACAACTGCAAAGACCAGATCAATGGCAGATGCCAGCTCCAAA harbors:
- the LOC134874582 gene encoding protein FAM200A-like, with the translated sequence MVACDSLMVMSCVANLTYYSLRTVLRAKLTHIYKHSRREYFKIGCSTANICYICTSLAIYLAPMDRFVVRKVPEGQAAMTEGQAATTEGQAATIGQGQASEASTSQKRRKRKYNEEYVKYGFTVTTDRAGEEVPLCFVCSTILCNEAMKPSKLTRHMETHHVHLKAKPVEYMQQMLRDFKGQQATMRKSAKINENALKASYLVALRVAKSKKPHTIAEQLILPAAIDMCRAMVSEECANKLKTIPLSDNTIGRRIGEMANDVKDQLMAKLQTVLFSLQIDETTDVTNDAQLLTFVHYEDSGTMCEEFLFCKPLPGRTTGVEIFKALDDFFTEHNISWQRCVALCSDGARAMSGSKTGLFAYVRRVAPGVIWTHCLIHREALASKDLSVELSGVFDVVVKTVNFIKRNALNTRLFSSLCHDLGSEHSSLLYHSEVRWLSRGAVLARVFELRGAIYEFLCEKHSDLASNFNDSYWLTKLAYLTDVFAELNKLNSSMQGRDANVMQLYEKLDAFVKKMSKWIERVESNNLAMFPSVEEYPDSTDINDTICEHLRKLVRQFAKYFTDSEEWRRDSKWILLPFSDDASVGSSLTAVEEDKLIEMSTDSVRRHMYDTQPLVKFWISCQTEFPQLAAKAMRCLLPFPTTYLCESGFSTLAYLKNKYRARLDPENDMRLSLSTISPRIDRLCGLHHAQISH